A portion of the Thermoplasmata archaeon genome contains these proteins:
- a CDS encoding ribosome assembly factor SBDS, whose amino-acid sequence MVSLDDAITAKLETHGETFEILLDPKVFDLIKQGKTFDIVEYMAVEEVFKNASKGTKQAEDKLKEAFGTEDIAEIARKIVEKGEIQITAEQRKEMLESKKQQIITYIAANAINPQTHTPHPPMRIQLALEEAKFHVDPFKPLDKEIDEAMKLLRPLLPIRFEKSHIAIKLNGADYGRCFDDLISYGIVEKEEWTADGSWIGVMEIPAGLINDLTDKLKHKTKGSASVKLIN is encoded by the coding sequence ATGGTCAGCCTTGACGACGCGATAACAGCGAAACTGGAGACTCACGGAGAGACATTCGAGATCCTTCTGGATCCGAAGGTGTTCGACCTGATCAAGCAGGGGAAGACATTCGATATCGTCGAATACATGGCGGTAGAGGAGGTCTTCAAGAACGCAAGCAAGGGGACCAAGCAGGCAGAGGACAAACTGAAAGAGGCATTCGGAACAGAGGACATAGCGGAGATCGCTAGGAAGATCGTCGAAAAGGGCGAGATTCAAATCACGGCCGAGCAGCGCAAGGAGATGCTCGAGTCGAAGAAACAGCAGATCATCACATACATTGCCGCAAACGCGATCAATCCGCAGACGCACACCCCCCATCCGCCAATGAGGATTCAGCTGGCGCTTGAGGAGGCGAAATTCCACGTCGACCCGTTCAAACCCTTGGACAAGGAGATCGACGAGGCCATGAAACTGCTCAGGCCCCTGCTTCCGATAAGGTTCGAGAAATCCCACATCGCCATAAAACTGAACGGAGCCGACTACGGACGCTGCTTCGACGACCTTATCTCATACGGGATAGTCGAGAAGGAGGAGTGGACCGCCGATGGTTCCTGGATCGGTGTGATGGAGATCCCTGCCGGCCTCATCAACGACCTCACGGACAAGCTGAAGCACAAGACAAAGGGCTCGGCATCCGTGAAACTGATAAATTGA